The Vibrio penaeicida sequence AGCTATTCACTATCGCTAAAAACTAGGATCAGTTGGCCTAACAAGATGTGGGGATTTAAGTATAAGATAGGGGGAAAACAATCGAGGTTTCTATGCAGGAATCAATTGATATTGGCTGGGCTTTTCTACTTCTTTTTTCTCTCACGCTATGTATCCCACTCTACATTAATCGTCACTTTCAGCTTGGACTAGCAAAAGACACATTGATCAGCGTGTCGAGAATGTGTCTTCAGCTAATTTTGGTGGGAGCTTATTTAGAATTTGTTTTTGAACTCAATAGCCTATTATTGAATATCTTTTGGGTGTTGATCATGGCAAGCATAGGGACAAGTGCGATCATCGATAAAGCCAAACTCCCGTTAAAACCTCTCTTTTTACCAGTGCTGTCAGGGTTGTTGATTGGTCTTTCACCCATCATCATTGTGCTTTGTGTTGTGATTGTTCAACCCACACCAGTATACAGTTCTCAATATGTTATCCCGCTTTGTGGAATGCTCATTGGTAACAGTATGAATGCCAATATCATCATGCTTCAAAACTTGTTCAGTGCCTTTAAAGAACGAGAGGGTGAATACCATGCCGCGCTTTCATTGGGTGCCTCTCCGACCTATGCTTCTTTACCTTTCGTTCGTACTGCGATGCAAAAAGCGTGGTCACCTATTCTCGCCTCTATGGCAACCATCGGTTTAGTTACCCTACCCGGTATGATGACAGGGCAAATTTTAGGTGGAACATCCCCCTTGGTCGCAATTAAATATCAGTTGATCATTATGATTGCGATATTTGTCATGATGACCATATCTTTGTCTCTTTCAACCAAATTGGGGTTACGTAGCGTTCTTTCAAAAGAAGGGCGGGTTTTGGTTTCTACAAAAAGATAAAGCGATGCATTAGATTGGATTGAATGAATCTGAGGTTATTTGGGTACAAACGAGTTTTAGCCTTGAATAACTTGCGATTGGAACGAGGGCTGAGAATTCGAATGTAGCTGGCTAATGATGGTGGTTTTTAGCCGAACAGGAGAAATGGGCTTATTGACCAACAGATAGCCACTTTCTCTTACCTGTTGCTTGAGTGTTTCGCTTCGATTTGCACTTAGCACAATGGTTGGCACTGAATGAGGACGATTAAGGTGAACATGTTCCGCAACTTCCAAACCTGTTTTACCTTCATCTAAATGGTAATCCACAATCAGCAGTTCAACCGAATCCGATGAAACATCACATTGCACCTGTAATGCCGCCAAAGACTCTGACGTTACCACGTCACATCCCCATTGGCTAAGTAATTCCTTCATTGCCATGCAGATATTATTATCGTTATCCACAACCCAAATTCGACAGCCTTGTAAAGCAGCGCTTGCATCTAACTCTTTTGGCTTCAAAACTGGCATGGCGGTTGTTTTCACCGTGCCATAAGGCACTAAAACCGAAAATCGCGATCCTTTGTGAAGTTCGGACTCCAATGAAATATGGTGTCCTAACACCCCTGAAATCTTATCAACAATGGCTAACCCAAGCCCAAGCTGGGTTCTGTTTTCTGCTTTTCTAGGGCTTAGGCGTTTGAATTCTTGGAATACCTCTTTTTGTTTGTCTTTAGGTATGCCGTCTCCTGTATCCAACACATCAATTCTCACGCCACTTTCAGTGCGGCGGCAACCCAATAAAACTTTGCCCGATTCGGTATACCTTAGTGCATTGGTCATTAGATTCCTGATGATTCTCGCGAGCAATACGGAATCACTGTAAATCACAACTTTACTGGGGACGTACCTCACTTCTGTTTCAGACTCAAACGCTATTTGATGGAACTCATTGGCGATGTTGTCTAGTAATTCGTTTAGAGCGAAAGGTTGCTTGTCTGCACGAATGGTTCCTGCATCCAACTTTGAAATATCAACCAACATAGTGATAAGCGATTCGACATCAGAAAGGGAGTGATCCAATGAATCCACCAGCCTACGGGCGGGCGGTCCTAGCCTTTGCGCGCGTAACGATCCTAAAAATAGCTGCGCAGCATTCAATGGCTGCAATAAATCGTGGCTGATGGCCGCGAGGAATTTCGTTTTTGATAGGTTTGCCAGTTCGGCTTCTTGTTTCGCCTCTAGCAGCCTGCCTTGAATCTCCCGTCGCTCAGTGACTTCTTTACTTAATTGGTTGTTCAGATCTTCCAGCTGAGCGGTTCTAAGCTGCACGCGTTTTTCTAGTGTTTGATAAGACTGGCGTAACTTTTCACTAATGGCGGCCTCATACCTTGCCGATTCTGCTTCTTTGAGAAGAGTAATATCGGTGTACAGCATCACTAACCCACCATCAGCCGTTCGGCGCTCACTCACTTGCACCCAGCGATTGTCTCGTTGCTGAAAAACTCTTCCACCATGCAAGTCAGAATACGGCAATTCTTTTACAATAAGTCCTCTGCTATGCGCGAGCCTCTTTACTTCCGCTAGCGTGATGCTCGACATATCGAGGGAGATATCATGATCAAGCCAATATTGTTGAAATCGGCTATTGGAGTGCACTAAATGTCTGTCTTTATCATACAAAGCAAACCCATCTGAAATGGATTCGATTGCATCAACAAATCGCTGTTGGGCGCGCTCGACTTTTTGGTTGGCAAGCGAAAGCGCTCGGTTGATGCTTTCCAGTTCATGAAGGGTGTTGTTAAGCTCTTCTGTTTTTTCACGAACCTGATCAGCCAATACAACGGAATGCTGAAAAGCAGCGTATGGGTCAACGCGATGGCTGTTGTCTTGCTCTACACGACGAACCAAAGAATCGATGATCTTTTTTTGGCGTTCATTTTCTAATAACGCCTCTTCAAGTTGGCGTTTCAACGCTTCATCCGACATTTAGCCCACCTTTTCACGCACTACCGTCATATCAGAAGAGAGCGGATAAACATTGGGCTGACGACCTATTGCGACGCCTGTTAGCGTCTGGTTCATATGCACGCCACCGAGCTGCTCTCCATAGGTATTAAACCCAACCATGCGGAAGTCGCTGAAGATGCTTTTGATGGTTTCTAACCCGTTAGTTTGCTCTATTTCCTTGCGCCGTAGAAAACAATCGCACCCGATAATGATTTCTAACTCTCCAACTCTTTCAGATACTTCGCTGAGCTTTTGCTTCGCATTGGCGTAAATGTCGCCCGGTTTCATCGCAGTAACGACAATGCCGTCATCAACCGCGCAGTAAAAATCCAAACTCAGATCATCATTTACTTTCTGAATAGACCGAATATAAAACTCCCCGCCCACTTTCACCGCTAATGGATGCAGAGCGTATATTTCTGGTCTGAGATCGTTGAGTAAGATCCCCACTTCTCTCGCATACACCTGAGCAGCAGGCTCAGCGTTGAATTCATAGACCCGACGGCATTCACTGTCGGCTTTCGTCACCACTAATTTACTTCCTAAGCTTTGAATGTGGTGCGTCGTGAAGACTTCAAATGGGCAGGTAGTGTTGAACATCACCACAATGGCGGAATCGGCATAGAATTTACCGTCAAAATACACATGAGTATTTGCCAAGTTTTCATCGTCTCCGGCCGACCCTCCAAAATGCGGAATTCGACCCAGAGCCGTATCTAAAGTGACAAGGAAGTTTTCTTCTTGTGGCGACAACCCATCTATTAACGTAAGCACAAAACTACTGTGCTTTATGGGTGCTTTTAGGTGGCTTCGGCAATTATCAAAGAGGGTTTCGACGCACTGCTGCGCAACACTTAACTCAAAATTTTCTAGCGGTATTACCATGCCAGATACCGTAAACGCGCTTTGGGTAAAGCCAATCGCACTGATGCTGCTTTTCGCATAACCGCTGCTGGTAATTTCCCCCGCCGAAGTGCACCCCATCACTTTGCAATGGGTAAATGCGCGATCCATTTCTGATTCAAGTTCTTTTAAATCGTAGGCAGCGGAGCAGAAGAATAAAACAAACCCAATGTTTGGGGTGTTCAAACGTGCAGCAAGCTCTCTTACCGCTTTAACGGCTTCAAGCTGATAGGATTCAGCCGTCACCACGGCAGCTTGGTCTGGTATTGGACTGGCAGAAAACATCCCTCTTCCTTAGTCGGTATCTTTGGATCTATCTTTGATAAAAGAAACATGTATACATTCAGTCTAGCTTGGTCTGAGGCAACGTTAATCCTACTTAAGGAGGATATTTGTCGTTCATCTTCTCCTCATATAGTCGATGTCTCATTATTAGAACAAGCATTATAAATTGAGCTGATTACACTAAAAGGAACTACTAAAAATAGGGTTATTTACTTAGGTATCCGTAACCCAATGAAAATTAAACATAACGTCAGTAGGTACGAAGAATGATAAGAAAACCTTAAGGAAGAGGGATTCGCATGTACAAATTCTTGATTGCCGATGATCATCCGCTGTTTCGAGACGCCTTGGTCTCCGTCATTAGAGGACGATTTTTAGACTGCTCCATCCATCAAACGGAAGATGTTGCCACAACGTTGGAATACGTAAATGAGCATTCTGATACCGACCTAATCCTACTGGACCTAAACATGCCCGGCATGGGGGGACTTAACGGGCTACTTGAGCTTAGAAATCAAGCACCTTCTGTGCCTGTCGCCATCATATCGGCCGAAACGAATAAGCAAACCATTCTTCAAACCATCGCGTATGGCGCAATTGGCTTTATTTCTAAATCCTCTTCTCGCGAAGAAATGACGAACGCATTTTCTCAAATAATTAACGGGAATGTGTATTTGCCAGCCAACATCATTCGAGCAACGGACGATACCAAATTTTCTGGGCAACGAAACAAAGAACCCACCTTTTCCGCTGATATGTTAAGCACCTTAACTCGTCGGCAGTTGCTGGTATTGAAATCCATGTCTCAAGGCAGCGCGAATAAACAAATCGCTTACGACCTTAATATCTCTGAAACCACGGTGAAATCGCATGTCTCTGCGATATTGAAAAAGCTTGGAGTTCATAACCGAATTCAAGCCGTAGTTGGTGTTACCAATATCGACTTTGATCGCTACTTAAGGCGTTAAGCGGTATCCATGCGATAAGCACAACAAAATATATAAAAACGAAATGGGCTATTTTTCCTGTTTCGCCTTTAGGTATGGAGCGAGTGCAGTTTTCCACATAGCAAATGTGAATGCGAGATCCGACGAACCCATTGCATCTGGTATTTCCAGTGATATACCCAGCAACCGATAGGCTGTTTTGTAGAACTCGGGTTGAGACTTACTCAATTGCGATGCCATTAGGCCACGCGCGCCTTGGAAAACACCCTGTAATTCAGAAGGAGAAAGAGACTTAAGCCTAAACGCTTGAATTTCTTCACACAATACCCTGCGTGTGTGGTGAGGATTTTTATCGAAATGACTGCAAATTTCCAATGCATTCAACTCCGGTTTTATTGAGCTGCTGATACTGTACAGCTGCCCACTGAGTCGCATATCTATTACAGGCTTTCGCTGCATTAACCATTGGACCGCGGCGCACTGGTGAAAAAGCGACACGGTTCTGGGCAACCGAAACTTCATTCTAACGCTGTCGTGATTTTGCTCAATACAGACAATCGGTTCATGATGTGAGCGATCGGCATCGCTATGGGGCATATGATCAGGCATAAAGATCACCTGTTCAGACTTTAGTAAGTTAAGCATAAAGCCCGGGGGCTCATGTTGGCGAAAGTGATCATCAAAATGCTGCCAAAAGATAAGTGCAGAACAAGATAAATGAATAAACAAGCCGTGAATGTCGCTGTGAATCCCATGGATGGTTTGTTCATGAAAAGCCACAGAATGTCGTGTCGATTTAAAATGCTGAGTCACGTAATGGATGAGCTCACGAATCCATGTTTGATACGCAGTGCATAAATTTGTATCGGCTTTAGGTAGCCGAGCGAAAATTGTCACCGTTTGATGGTGAACTGGCTCTGGCAACCAGTCCCCTATTGGTTCCGTTTGGCTTTTGGGCGTATGCATTTCATGACTTAAAGGCTGGTTAGAAAGGTAAAGCGCCGTCAGGCTCTCTCCCCACTTTTTCACTGTGTCTCGGCGCTGCTCCATACAGTACCGAAACCACATATTTTGTGCCTCTTGGCTTTGAGTCCACTGGCAAGCCAACATGCTGAGATAACGTGCAATCAGTTCGTCAAATTCTCCTTTTACACTTTTCATCCTTATGGTTGGCTTTGGATCAAGTAGGGTCGTCAGAGGCTGCAATTGGTAGCCGAGCGTGTGTAAGGTCGATTGAATATGCCCTTCACTAAGCATTTTGTAGATCTGGACCGCTTTTTTGTCCGACATTTTCAACGTCAACGTACAGTCACACTCATCGGTTTGAGCGCTCTTTATCCAACGAGTGGTTAACGGTAGCTTTTCAGGTTCATGCTTTTTTCGGTACACCAGTGCGGTAATAATGCTTTGCCAAATGTGAGTCAGATTCCAGTCCCCTGCCGTTACAACACAGAAGTATTCTGGGCGGTAGTGATACCAATAATATTGGCGTATTTCCGGTAACGACAAACTAGATATGCATTTTGCACTCCCCGAATACAGGGGATAATTGAATTCCTTGACGACTCGACATGCCTGTTGGAATTGTTCATTGTTTTCATACGCCTGTAGCTCCTGATACAAGGCACTTAGCTCTCCCCTTTGAATATAAGTACCTTCACGAATCTCGGCTTGCCATTCCTGTTCATTTAAAAGTGGGCAAAGCGTGGATTGAACAAAGTAATCCAACCCTAAAAAGGCATTGTCTTTGTGGTTGCCAGACAAGTGAAATCGTGTATTACCTCGGCGAGTTGTTGCATTAAACTCTTCCAATTCCAAGCTCGAACGCAGTTGCCAAAAGCGGCGGGAATCAGGGTGTTTGTAGCACCCGCGTAAAACCATATGCTCTACAGCATGGGTAACACCGCTGTCATCATACGAAGGCGTTTTGACCATAACAGAGGCAGAAAACTGCGGCTCCGGGTCACTTCGATATAGGTTTGGGCAGTGCCAATGCCTCAAGCCCGAAGGATGCTCCCAACAAAACCAGACGTCTCCTTTGGGCGTGACCTTTTCTTGAGTTTGCTTAAATGGCGGAACACCTAAATCACTCATAACGGTATCGACTCAAAAATCAGGGTTTTGACATTAATATGGTTTGGCTGTTTCTCATATGTCGCATAACCAGTTCATTGTGACAGCCAGAAGAAGCTTGGAAAATTGCATCGGTTATCTTGTGATGATGAGGCGATTTACTGCACACGGGATCCGTTGCAGTGGCACTGCCCGTGAGTAACATGGCTTGACAGCGGCATCCACCGAAATCCGATTCCTTTTCATCGCAACTTTTACAGGGCTCTTCCATCCACTCAAACCCTCTAAAAGCATTGAAGCTCTCAGATTCATACCAAATGTGTTTTAAGCTTCGATTTTTAACATTAAGGAAAGGCAGATCCAGCACCGCTGCGCTGTGGCAGGGTAAAACTTTCCCATCAGGGGCTACACAGGTAAAGATACTCCCCCAGCCACTCATGCAAGGTTTAGGGCGTTCTTCATAATAGTCTGGGGTAACAAATATAAACTTGGGAGCATTTCTGTCGCAGGCGTCTCTGAATGCATTCACTTCGTATTCCGCTTGCTCAATTTCGGCTTTAGACGGCAGTAGCGATGCGCGATTTTCGAGTGCCCAACCATAATATTGCGATGTGGCCAATTCTACGTAGTCGGCATTCAGCTCACAACTCAATGCCATAATGCTTTCTATATTGTGAATATTCTGCCGAGTGATAACCGCATTCAGCACCATTGGAAATCCAGCTTCCTTCACGGCTTTTGCCATGTTCACTTTGTGCTGAAAAGCATTTTTTTTCCCTGCAATGGCATCACTCATTTCAGGGTCTGCTGCTTGAAGGCTTATCTGAATATGATCCAACCCTGCTTGTTTTAAGCCATCGATACGCGATTGGGTCAAACCAATCCCCGAAGTGATCAAGTTAATGTAGTAACCAAGATCGTGAGCATGCGCAACGATATCGGTGAGGTCTTTACGCATTAATGGCTCACCACCAGAAAGCCCCAACTGAACGGCACCAAGCTCCCTTCCTTGCTCTAAAACATCGAACCATTGTTCTGTAGAAAGTTCTTGGTCTTTACTCCCCAAATCAATGGGGTTAGAGCAATATGGGCAATGGAGCGGACATTGGTACGTCAGCTCAAGTAACAACCAAAACGGTGGTTTAATAGGGTTGGAGCCATTGTTTGTCATACGCTACATCCAGAAATTCGATGATGTCACTCTCAATATCTTCGTTCGGGTACCGAGCACATAGCCGAGTGATGGCAATACTCGGCGTCGTTTCTTGTTCGAACATCGCAAGCACCTCTGCTGCGCTGTCGCTTAACGTGACCATCCCCTCAGGAAACAGCAGTACATGGCTTTTCTGAGCTTGTTCATACTGCATTCGAAAGGTCGGGTTTCGTTTCCATTTTTCGTTGAAGTTTTTCTTGGTATGCATGGCATCTCCTTATTCCTGAAAAAGGTTTCGGTGCCAGACAGCTTCGCTAGCGGTAAGATTTTGATATGGCGCTCGATTGAATTCATGCGCCATGCTAATGGCATCAAGCATTGACCACAAAATGTCGAGTTTGAACTGCAAAATATTCAGCGCATGTTGCTGTTTCTCTGCGGTATCAAAATGTTCTAAAGTGATCGCCAAACCCTGTTCGACATCTCGGCGAGCCTGAGACAACCGTTGCTGAAAATACGTTAAACCTTGTGCTTCAATCCACGGGTAGTGTTGTGGCCAAGAATCCAAACGGGATTGGTGTATCTCTGGTGCAAATAGCTCCGTTAACGATGAACAAGCGGCCTCTTGCCACGTTGCTCTGCGCGCAAAATTGACATAGGCATCCACCGCAAATCTGACTCCGGGGAGTACCCATTTTTCAGCTAACACCTCTTCGCGCGTCAGCCCCACTGCTACAGCAAGTTGTAGCCAAGCCTCAATCCCACCCCATTTTGCTTCCTGTTCAGCATGACCATCATGATCCAAAATGCGCTGCACCCATTGCCGACGAATCTCTGGATGTCGACAATTCGAGAGTATCGCTGCGTCTTTTATCGGTATCGAAATCTGGTAATAAAATCGGTTCGCAACCCAAGCTCGTATTTGCTCTGGGCTGCATTTCCCTTGGTACATGGCTTTGTGAAATGGATGATGAATATGGTAAAGCGATCCTTTACTCAATAGGGCATCGCGAAATTGTTCGGGCGTCATCGCTGCCGCGGGTATATCTTGATGGCGCATTTGCTCTACCTCTCCATGCCTATGCCGGCTCCCAAGAACATCCTCGGAAAGAAAACCTAAACCTCAAATTTCATTCCATCAAAGCCGACTTCAACTCCTGACCTGACCACTTGTAATCGCTCGAAGCCACGTTCATCTATGATCGGGTTGGTATTGTTGATATGGACCAGTATTTTCCGAGGCTTGAGGAACTGGCTAAGAAGCGCCAGCATGCCGTGTTTCCCACTTATGGGAAGGTGTCCCATCGATGTGCCCAAATCGCTCCCGACCCCTTCTAGGATCATCTCGTCATCTGTCCACAATGTGCCATCGACTAAAATACAGTCGGCATTGCTCATCGCCATTTCAATGTGAGAACTTGGCTTTTCAAGCCCTGGTGCATACACCAGATTTCGACGCGTCCGTGTATCGGTCACGCGAATAGCAATGTTGTCGCCAGGGTGAGGGTCATTTCGATGAGAAGAATAAGGTGGTGCTTTCGACTCCAAGTTTATGGCTTCAAACCTTAAATGAGGGACCGTAGGGATGTGCCAAGACTGCTCGTTTATCGTGTGCTGTTGGTAACCACCATGCCAATGTGAAAGCACATTCAATAAAGGGAAAGAGTCGGTTAATTCTGAACGAACTTGCTCTGTACAGTACAAATCCATGGGTAACCCTTCACGGAGGATCAACAACCCACTGGTGTGATCAACCTGAGCATCCGTTAAAACCACAGCTGCAATAGACGAACCACGCTTGCCTGTACAATCATGAATATCCGGATTTTGATTGATTTGCTGGCGAATATCAGGAGACGCATTAATGATGACCCAATGTTCACCATCGTCACTGACTGCTATAGAAGATTGGGTGCGAGGTTCTGCAACGATCTTTCCGTTTCTTAAACCGCTACACATGGTGCAATGGCAATTCCATTGCGGATAACCGCCTCCTGCTGCTGAACCCAGTATGATGACATGCATACCACTCTCCTTGTCCCTGGATTTTAACCGTGTTGCTCGCCGACCCTGTTCAAAGTAAGAAAACACAGGACATGCCTAAGGTCTGTGACCTTAACTACTCATCCATAGAAGCAAGCCCTGTCTTCTCATATCGCATCTAGAATCTGTCGACCTAGCGGTTACTTATGTATAACGTCACTTCCATACCCAAGCGAAGTTCCTTGTAAGCGGGTTTTTTCCACATGTGCGCTGCTCCTTTGCTGTTATTCCTGAACTCCAGATTACGGGTTAGCCATAAAGTGGACTATCCTACTTTGTGATGATTTCTTTCCTACTTTTCAGAGCCGGTCCGATTTATACCTATATGTGGTATACGTTTACGTATCGGAAATGGCACTGACTGGGATTCGTTTTTGCTTGCGACGTTTCTTAGCCCCGTATTTTTCTACTACACAACGATCTTTGTCTGCGGCAATAACAACACATTCCAAACACTGCACACATTCGTCGTAGTCGATACTGCCATTGAGCTTGATGGCGTCTATATCACAGGCTTTATGGCATAGCTGGCAAGGGCTGCCACACTCCTTTTTCCGATTAAGCCAACTGAATGCCCTAAACTTCCCTAGAACAGCCAACCCAGCCCCAAGTGGGCACAAATAACGGCAGTACACCTTGTTGATCTTAAGAGCAATAAACAGAAGCAAAACCGCGTAAGCCACGAAATACCAATCGCGCACAAACACTAATGTAATGGCGGTTTTAAAAGGTTCTAGCTCTGCTAGGTTTTCCGCCAATGTCAGTGAAGAGAAACTTGTTAGCACCAATATCGCCAAAATTGGGTACTTAATACCTTGGAGACGGCTGTGCGTTTGTGGCTGAATTTTCCACTGCTTAATTTTCAGTTTTTTCGCAGCTAGCCCTATCAGTTCTTGCATGGCTCCAAACGGACAAAGCCAACCACAAAATACGCCTCTTCCCCACAGGAAAAGAGAGACAAACACAAACAGCCAAAGAATAAAGATAACGGGATCAAGCAAGAAGACGGTGATTTCAAACCCATTCCAAACCGAAAGCAGTAAGGTGTAAATATTAACGACCGAGAGCTGCCCCTGCGCATAGAAACCGAGAAAAAACAAAGTAAAAATCAAACACGCAAGACGAAATTGATGAAACCTCTCAGGAAACGTTATCCAGTATTTTTGCCTTACAAACAGACACGTCACCGTTGCAAGGTATATGATAACAATCGCAGTTTCGAACCGTCGCTGCTGCCAAATCTGCTGCCAAAGAGGTATTGGTGTTTCTTCTACAACATCAGGGTAGTGCCATAAAGCGTTGGGGATTTGATAGCTTTTCGTCACTTGCTTGATGTCGTATTCCAAAAAGCTTTTTTTTACGGGTACATCGAGTTGAAACGTAATGGGAAGCGCCGGATCAAATCCACTGCTGCTTTTAAAGCGGAATACTTTGATCAGGTCAAATTCTGGAAATCCTCTCTCCAGCTTCGGCTCGTAAAAGCTATAGAAATCCTGATCTCGAATGTCGATGCTCACGTTCTGCTGGGTCACACTGAATCTTGCAGGAGTGGTACCTGCCACAAAATCCGCGGCTAAAGGTGAAAAACCACCACTGGACGATAGCAACAAGGCGATTTCTCCAGGTTCCAGTTCTTCCATAA is a genomic window containing:
- a CDS encoding 4Fe-4S binding protein, giving the protein MMLILSGFSNRLSSSEYSGSSKEMKEKRLSLFLQIWLVALCLWASSFNSLANEWQDPSQDILTFFPTATRTLPEEKELPITPVYQLNSLLGYVFESDDLTHFPGFSGETVNLKIGLDVKGVIQGIKVQRHHEPIFLHGLGEEPMLAFIAQYLNHNIQHRFLVGSKQSRTNDGKTQYFDGVTKATVSVMVINDTILNSARKVARHKLDGFGSANAVAQFEMGSPIRYDFKQLISENLVLHWQATLSEFSQQLELSENRAQDLLENPEPHYAINYQLAFLNPPQIGKSLLGDSEYQRLMEELEPGEIALLLSSSGGFSPLAADFVAGTTPARFSVTQQNVSIDIRDQDFYSFYEPKLERGFPEFDLIKVFRFKSSSGFDPALPITFQLDVPVKKSFLEYDIKQVTKSYQIPNALWHYPDVVEETPIPLWQQIWQQRRFETAIVIIYLATVTCLFVRQKYWITFPERFHQFRLACLIFTLFFLGFYAQGQLSVVNIYTLLLSVWNGFEITVFLLDPVIFILWLFVFVSLFLWGRGVFCGWLCPFGAMQELIGLAAKKLKIKQWKIQPQTHSRLQGIKYPILAILVLTSFSSLTLAENLAELEPFKTAITLVFVRDWYFVAYAVLLLFIALKINKVYCRYLCPLGAGLAVLGKFRAFSWLNRKKECGSPCQLCHKACDIDAIKLNGSIDYDECVQCLECVVIAADKDRCVVEKYGAKKRRKQKRIPVSAISDT